ataaatatattattattattaataataatacatTGTCAACCATGTAGTTTTTTTATAATCTAACACTtttatacaacaaaaaaataaataaaaaatcaaggaATACGTCTAATTAAGTGATAGTCAAATAGAATGcattaatttaatttagtttGTCTTTATCTATTTTTCTTGACATCGTGCTTAACCATGTACACTTGTGAATTTGCTTTGATCAATGATAAAATCTATTATATAGGGAAAATGATTATACACCTTTTTTAATACATTATTGACAATATCTAATAAAATGTTTCTTCTCAGAAGATATCTATTATACAAGGGTCATTCTCACTATAATGAGGTATATTTCATAAAAATGCAATTAGTTTTTGTTCAAAAtccaaaaaatatttaattttattttaacaatttaTTATGGTCTTTGTTTATAATTTTACTTATTATTGTGTTATTATCTGATTTAGAGTTTACCAGAAAATGAtaactttcaatttttttttgtaggtATACTTCGGAGAAtagagtattttttttaaaaattcatttGTTACTTCAGACaagtagtatttttatgaattttttagTTAGTTCCTAATTGTATAAATAAATTACTTGATGAAAACTATTCAAATTCAATCTAATAATAATGTGCTATTTTTATGACTTAAAATAATCAAGTAAAAACTAACCCTACCAAACATTAATTTGATTGATTAATAAGTACATGATAATTTCATAACTACATATTACTCATATTCCATGTCTTAATAAATCATTATATGCAGATATGGAACCTAAATACTCAGATAATTGCTGGTGAATGCTTAATTTTatgtaaaacaaaacaaaattaaacaTGCTTTAGGTTTTTGATAGAGTGGTggattaattagtttatttttccctttaaaaaatatatttctatcCACGTTGACTTGCCAATAATTATATTGGGGTTTGAATATTTCTTTAATTAGTCATCACGAtttatcaaaaataaataaataagaaagaaAACATATAACATCAGCAAAATGCCTCTTCCTCATCAATTtgtcaaataattttttatttctctCCTCCCTTTTCAAAATGTCTTTAATAATTCACCTTATACAAATATTATTAAGTCTATTTTTAtatagtaaaaagaaaaaaaatccaaacGCCAaagatatatttatatgtttttctTCCATTatgaatatgtatatattaaatacAAACAATATAATCATAAAAGAAATCAATAATTAAGCTCCTCGAATTCGATTGCTCCCTCTAGATCTCTCCCTGAACTATTTTACAGTCTAAAAAACTAAgccaatatatataatatgatatcaTTATGTATATTACTCAGTGCCAAGAATAGCCAAGGTAAGAAGAGGTGTATGGATTAAAATCAGAAAGTGGTGAAAAAAGAGGTATTTTTGCATGAGAATTTGGATTTGTGTCATGCAAGAAAGAAGATCTGCAAAGTGGGCACGTGAAGTGATTTGAATCAAGCCACCTCTCAATGCACTTGATGTGGAACACGTGTCCACATTTGGACAGTTGACTGACCACATCTTCCTTCTCAAACTCCACCAAACAGATTGAACAGGGTTCCTCCTGATCCTTCTCAGCCTCATCATGACCACAAACGACGTCGTTTCTTGGTGATTCCCCATCTCCACATTGACCCAATTTCAAGTCAACATACCTAGAGATTGGAAGCCATGGCTGAACAGCACTATTGACATGGCTGCTACTAGTGCTTCTGTTACTCTCCAAAAATGGCTGATCATTCTCACAAGTGAAGAACATGATATTCCTAACTAACCCAAGAAGAGCTTTCTTGAGTTGAAGCAATGGGATCCAAACACAAGTGTAGAAGACAATGGTAACTACACAAAACCTAGACTGTGAAACCACTAAGCATATCATCTTTGCCCTAATAAATTGATCTTTATATATAATGTACTCTCAATTTTTGTAAAGAAACCTTTCTTGTGGTAATGAAAGACTTTTGGGTTGGTACTTAATGAACAAAACAAAGTGAGGAAGACTTCCCATTTATAGAGTGAAGAAATGAGCTTTTTTGTGAGTCAAAACGCTAAGACTTAATAATTTAATGaggttttgtttttgtttaatgaataatatttAAGTGTTTGAAAATTTAATGTAGCTTTGCGCTTAATAAGGTggattattaaaataaaattttgtattATAATCAAAGTTCGATCGAAATGGGCAGGGGTTGCAATACAAGGCCGGCGCCGATCGACCCCACATCCTCGTAATCCAAATACTAAATATAAGAATAATAATACATTAATTAGATCTTCTTGTAGTTTGTAAAACAAAACTAATGACACCTTATATAGTAATTACGTTAACTTAGAATTGATGCATTTTATTGCAACtaggaatatatatatacattacaTTAATTAATCACCTTGGCCTTAGAGTCAAGTCTGTTTCCAGCGAATAATTACTTcatattatataattttataaattacatTGTTGTTGTAATTAAGTATTTTGGTTAAAGCTTATCGGACCATCTCTAAATTGTGTGccaaatttggaagaaaaaaaaaaaagagccaaTGTTATATTTTGCTCAATATTTGTAATTGTTATCCAATACACAAGatacaaattaatttaaaaaaagtcaacaattcatttaatatttattgataatatacaaaaagtaccaattcttttcattttttattgtaaaaaagtagttattaattgttaattcataaattagtgacaatatgataaataaaaaaatgacattaattgttgtgtcaaatttgacttatgttatattttgtgccaaattcGGCACAATTTTTAGTATGTGTCAAATTTGGAATACATTTAAGAATACTATTTGAGTTATAATTTTACTAAAATGTGTTAAATATAACAATGCACCACATTTTTGACACTCTAATCTTTTTATTCACTCGCCATTTCACTGTTATTCAATCAAATAACACTAGTACATTTACAAATTAATTGGGTAATCACGGCATACATATATTAATGTGGAAGTAGATTTTTTTCTGGTTAAGGTTATATTAAACAAAATTCAGAATACATTAAATATTAATCAAAATACATAAGTAAAACAACTTGGAGTGTATATCAGAATGCATTGTATTAGTGTTATTTCATTCTTTAAATTggtttttgtttatttaatttttttgggatttaCTGCATGGAT
The genomic region above belongs to Humulus lupulus chromosome 1, drHumLupu1.1, whole genome shotgun sequence and contains:
- the LOC133785500 gene encoding RING-H2 finger protein ATL18, whose amino-acid sequence is MICLVVSQSRFCVVTIVFYTCVWIPLLQLKKALLGLVRNIMFFTCENDQPFLESNRSTSSSHVNSAVQPWLPISRYVDLKLGQCGDGESPRNDVVCGHDEAEKDQEEPCSICLVEFEKEDVVSQLSKCGHVFHIKCIERWLDSNHFTCPLCRSSFLHDTNPNSHAKIPLFSPLSDFNPYTSSYLGYSWH